A region of the Fusobacteria bacterium ZRK30 genome:
TTTAGTATTTAAATTTATTGTTATTTATTCAAAACAACTCTTTCCCAAGAGTTTAGGTTTGTATCAATGGCTATTAGTTTAAGTAAATTAAAGTCTATTTAGGATATTCCTAGATAGGCTTTTTTGATACAATTTATTACCTTGGAGATTATACAAAGGAGGTATAACAGGAAAATTATTATAAATACTTTATTCATTGAGGAGATGAAATATGGAAATAAAAAAAATAAAAAAAGAGACACTAAAAGATTATTTGGGGTTAAAAAAAATTATAGTTGATTATTTTAAATATCTATACCGTGAAGATATCCAAGCAGGAAAAAAATATAATTTAGAGGATCATGGAGAATATGTCATATCTTTAGTTACTGGAGACAATAATACAAATATGATGATTGCTTTAGAAAAAGATGTTATTCTGGGATTTATTATGTATGATAAATACAATTTTAAAAATATAGTTCATGGAAGAATTTGTGAATTATATGTTGATCCAAATGCCAGAAATATTGATATTGGAACAAGGTTG
Encoded here:
- a CDS encoding GNAT family N-acetyltransferase: MEIKKIKKETLKDYLGLKKIIVDYFKYLYREDIQAGKKYNLEDHGEYVISLVTGDNNTNMMIALEKDVILGFIMYDKYNFKNIVHGRICELYVDPNARNIDIGTRLVFLAEEVLATKSYYITADKDAVNFWKKNGYHHIKETANNGCGIFIKNL